GATGTAGCATCGTGTCTGAAAATGCTATGCTAATGCCCTAATCAGTTTCTGAATTTGGATTTGAAATGAGTGCTTTAGATTTAGACTTATTGAGTGAATATCTAGATGGTGACCAAAATGAGTATGGTCTAGATTTTGCAGCGACTCATGGTTTTTTGTGTGCAATTGCAGTTGGCCCTACTTTTGCAAAATGGTTGGATGAACTTTTTGATAATAATCAAAAGAAAGTGCCTGCCGAGATCATCGTGCAAGTGAAAGCTTGGCTTGAGTCTATTCGTCAAAACCTTGCCAATGAAGAGGGAATTGAGTTTCCTTTTGAAATTGAAGAGGCAGATGTTGAGTCAAGTTTAGGGGATTGGAGCGTTGGTTTTGTCGATGCAATGTTCCTCAATGAAGATGCATGGTTCACGCCGGAGTTTGAAGAGCAACTGGTCGATCTTACTTTACCTATTATGGTGTTTAGTGGGATTGATGAAGAAGACCCACAGATGGAAACTTTCCGTCGTAATGGTCAGTTAATGGATGAGCTTGCAGAAGAAATTCCAGAGAACTTAAACGAACTTTATCTCATGTATCATACACCAGCATAATTGTTCTTGTATCGTGGCATCAGCGACGCAGGCATTAGTAAGCAAATAAAAAGCGTCCCTAGAGGA
This DNA window, taken from Acinetobacter sp. WCHA55, encodes the following:
- a CDS encoding YecA family protein, whose translation is MSALDLDLLSEYLDGDQNEYGLDFAATHGFLCAIAVGPTFAKWLDELFDNNQKKVPAEIIVQVKAWLESIRQNLANEEGIEFPFEIEEADVESSLGDWSVGFVDAMFLNEDAWFTPEFEEQLVDLTLPIMVFSGIDEEDPQMETFRRNGQLMDELAEEIPENLNELYLMYHTPA